In Persicimonas caeni, a single window of DNA contains:
- a CDS encoding CarD family transcriptional regulator: MATEFEVGDKAVYPAQGVAEVVGIDTKEIMGTSQTFYVLRVLDSDKKIMIPVDNVENVGLRQIINDEEVEEVYDILRERDVDLNTQTWNRRYRAYVEKIQTGSAFEIAEVLRDLNLLKFEKTLSFGERKMLDTARRLFVQELAIAKSTTEQDILNELEHIFSA; this comes from the coding sequence ATGGCGACGGAGTTCGAGGTTGGAGACAAGGCCGTTTATCCTGCACAAGGCGTAGCGGAAGTTGTCGGGATCGACACCAAGGAGATCATGGGCACCTCACAGACGTTCTACGTGCTGAGAGTGCTCGATTCTGACAAGAAAATTATGATTCCGGTCGACAACGTCGAAAATGTCGGCCTGCGCCAAATCATCAATGATGAGGAAGTCGAGGAAGTCTACGACATTCTTCGCGAGCGCGATGTCGATCTTAACACCCAGACGTGGAACCGACGCTACCGGGCCTACGTCGAAAAGATTCAAACCGGTAGCGCCTTTGAAATCGCCGAGGTCCTGCGCGACCTGAACCTGCTCAAGTTCGAAAAGACCTTGAGCTTCGGCGAGCGCAAGATGCTCGACACTGCCCGGCGCCTGTTTGTGCAGGAGCTGGCGATCGCAAAGAGCACCACCGAGCAAGATATTCTCAACGAGCTCGAGCACATCTTCTCGGCGTAA
- a CDS encoding UbiA family prenyltransferase — protein MRLLIFSNIFIALAAVALTHATYYLLGAGAASWLPPSWGLLALVFFATLFVYNLDRLVSISREDAVAVTERHTWIDAHRSWLWALAAVGGVGSAASFWFVPLDLLWGLVPLGVVTLAYSLPVWARDGQKRRLKDVPGLKIFLIALVWSSVTVVLPALDAGVEVFETNAVLAFVERMIFIFAITLPFDVRDMNRDAQAGIYTLPMTLGVHKTRWLAVGLMLIFVGLVVAHYGLTVSSATIPMALSGLLTAAALWPSHKVHGELYYVGLLDGTMLLQGVLVVGYLVGLQ, from the coding sequence ATGCGCCTTTTGATTTTCTCCAACATCTTTATCGCGCTGGCGGCGGTCGCGCTGACCCACGCCACGTACTATCTGCTGGGGGCCGGCGCCGCTTCTTGGCTGCCGCCGTCGTGGGGGCTCTTGGCGCTCGTCTTCTTCGCCACACTCTTCGTCTACAACCTCGACCGACTCGTATCGATCTCGCGCGAAGACGCCGTCGCAGTCACCGAGCGCCACACCTGGATCGACGCGCACCGAAGCTGGCTGTGGGCCCTCGCGGCAGTGGGCGGTGTCGGCTCGGCGGCGAGTTTTTGGTTCGTTCCGCTCGACCTTTTGTGGGGGCTGGTGCCGTTGGGTGTGGTCACGCTGGCCTATTCGCTGCCGGTGTGGGCGCGGGATGGCCAAAAGAGGCGCCTCAAGGACGTACCAGGGCTGAAGATCTTTTTGATCGCGCTGGTGTGGAGCTCGGTGACGGTGGTTTTGCCGGCGCTCGACGCCGGGGTCGAGGTTTTCGAGACCAATGCGGTTTTGGCATTCGTCGAGCGGATGATCTTCATCTTCGCCATCACCCTGCCGTTCGATGTGCGCGACATGAACCGCGACGCCCAGGCGGGCATTTACACGCTGCCGATGACCTTGGGCGTCCACAAGACACGCTGGCTGGCCGTCGGGTTGATGCTGATCTTCGTGGGGCTGGTCGTCGCCCACTACGGGCTCACCGTGAGCAGCGCGACAATCCCGATGGCGTTGTCCGGGCTGCTCACCGCTGCGGCGTTGTGGCCGTCCCACAAGGTGCACGGCGAGTTGTATTACGTGGGGCTGCTGGACGGGACGATGTTGTTGCAGGGCGTGTTGGTGGTGGGCTATCTGGTCGGGCTTCAATAA
- a CDS encoding exonuclease domain-containing protein, which produces MQRLTELPVLAIDCQSTGASPKHGHLLELAWCRTCADDESSPEVASFVLELPDGDTIPRRIQRMTGIDDEAMAEAVPPESVWEKLRREAAETPHSVIHYARFERAFLDDAHGRFGADDAFPLDIVCTHAIARRLFSDLPRRGIRALAGYLGHTLPEQKRAGHHALATAWIWRQLVRDLRLGHGVETLDELRQWLEQTPVSSSKKTHYAIDRDLRLSLPQTPGVYRMLSKTSDVLYVGKATSLKQRVNTYFQTRRGLSERKLELVTQVWDLDVTTVPTPLEAALLETDEIKRHSPPYNWGLRQKHRELRFANADWTSFSDIFDDEHATGPLRSTRSLRLASALEDTGPVAEWLTEEAPEYLADAAEWLDAGVDAFYVRHGDCDLDALALVLWEEYLAAKELADEESGADDEAENEQLEEEELVWTDELVADALETALRRAHRACRRARWLCRLTDATIAWRPSIDGCNGRMIVLEAGEVVEARDWEGEALDEPPGHARTAGERKALFDLAMWDRLRVLTTELRRLLSDGREVRVRFDNETSLGVGELKIALALI; this is translated from the coding sequence ATGCAACGACTCACCGAGCTGCCCGTGCTGGCCATCGATTGCCAGTCGACGGGCGCTTCTCCAAAACATGGCCACCTCCTCGAGCTCGCCTGGTGCCGCACGTGCGCCGATGACGAGAGCTCGCCGGAGGTGGCCTCTTTTGTGCTGGAACTGCCCGATGGCGACACCATCCCGCGGCGTATCCAGCGCATGACCGGCATCGACGACGAGGCGATGGCCGAGGCCGTCCCTCCAGAAAGCGTCTGGGAGAAACTTCGCCGCGAGGCAGCCGAGACGCCGCATTCGGTCATCCACTACGCGCGCTTCGAGCGCGCCTTTTTGGACGACGCCCACGGGCGATTCGGCGCCGACGACGCCTTCCCGCTCGACATCGTGTGCACCCACGCCATCGCCCGCAGGCTCTTCAGCGACCTGCCCCGCCGCGGCATCCGCGCGCTGGCAGGGTATTTGGGCCACACGCTCCCCGAACAAAAACGCGCCGGGCACCACGCGCTGGCGACCGCTTGGATCTGGCGCCAACTCGTGCGCGACCTGCGCCTGGGTCACGGCGTCGAGACGCTCGACGAGCTTCGCCAGTGGCTCGAACAGACGCCGGTCTCGTCGAGTAAGAAGACCCACTACGCCATCGACCGTGACCTGCGGCTGTCGCTGCCCCAGACGCCCGGCGTCTACCGCATGCTCTCGAAGACGAGCGACGTGCTCTATGTGGGCAAGGCGACCTCGCTCAAGCAGCGCGTCAACACCTACTTCCAGACGCGCCGCGGCCTGAGCGAGCGCAAGCTCGAACTCGTCACGCAGGTGTGGGATCTGGACGTCACCACCGTGCCCACGCCGCTCGAAGCGGCGCTGCTCGAGACCGACGAGATCAAACGCCACAGCCCGCCGTACAACTGGGGGCTTCGCCAAAAGCACCGCGAGCTGCGCTTTGCGAATGCCGACTGGACGAGCTTTTCGGACATATTCGACGACGAGCACGCAACGGGGCCGTTGCGCTCGACACGCTCGCTGAGGCTGGCCAGCGCGCTCGAGGACACAGGGCCAGTAGCCGAGTGGCTCACCGAGGAGGCGCCCGAGTATTTGGCCGACGCCGCCGAGTGGCTCGACGCGGGGGTGGACGCGTTCTACGTCCGCCACGGCGACTGCGACCTGGACGCATTGGCGCTTGTGTTGTGGGAGGAGTACTTGGCGGCCAAGGAATTGGCCGACGAGGAGAGCGGGGCCGACGACGAGGCCGAGAACGAGCAACTCGAGGAAGAGGAGCTCGTCTGGACCGACGAGCTCGTCGCCGACGCCCTCGAGACGGCGCTTCGGCGCGCCCACCGCGCCTGCCGACGCGCCCGTTGGCTCTGCAGGCTGACCGACGCCACGATCGCCTGGCGACCATCGATCGACGGCTGCAACGGGCGCATGATCGTGCTCGAGGCCGGTGAGGTGGTCGAGGCGCGCGACTGGGAGGGTGAGGCGTTGGACGAGCCGCCGGGGCATGCGCGAACGGCCGGCGAGCGCAAGGCGCTCTTCGATCTGGCGATGTGGGACAGGTTGCGAGTGCTGACGACCGAGCTTCGCCGGCTGCTGAGCGATGGGCGTGAGGTTCGGGTGCGGTTTGATAATGAGACGTCGCTTGGCGTGGGTGAGCTGAAGATAGCTCTTGCGCTCATTTAG
- a CDS encoding KamA family radical SAM protein codes for MSTAENITPEKLPKKAKAAPPKERRQKPPVDPSVLAHRNLKDGEWWREMPAFADVDEEQFLDYIWQMRNSAYGEEKLVGLIEGVAPDDFIKDVQEGFSKVPMAVRVTPYLLSLIDWDNPWDDPIRRQFIPLASQLKPDHPMLTLDSLHEQADAPVEGLTHRYQDKALFLVMDTCPVYCRFCTRSYAIGVDTDTVEKVKLRVDPKRWEKAFDYIESRPELEDIVISGGDTYNLPYKHVKAIGERLLRMDNIRRIRFATKGLAVMPMKVLSDDKWLDAITEVLMLGRQLHKEVCIHTHFNTPNEITSISKRAMDVLFERGMTVRNQCVLQAGVNDSAETMTELTKKLSEINVQPYYVYQHDMVQGVEDLRTTVQKNIEIEKNVRGVTAGFNTACHVVDAPGGGGKRDVHSYEYYNRETGVSVYTAPSVKPGEFFLYFDPLRELSEEIQEAWQDPKKQKEMCDQAIAEAKARKGAR; via the coding sequence ATGTCCACTGCCGAAAATATCACCCCCGAAAAACTTCCGAAAAAAGCTAAAGCCGCGCCGCCCAAAGAGCGTCGCCAGAAGCCGCCGGTCGATCCGTCCGTGCTCGCCCACCGCAACCTCAAGGACGGTGAGTGGTGGCGCGAGATGCCCGCGTTCGCCGACGTCGACGAGGAGCAATTCCTCGACTACATCTGGCAGATGCGCAACTCGGCCTACGGCGAAGAGAAGCTCGTGGGCCTCATCGAGGGCGTCGCCCCTGACGACTTCATCAAAGACGTCCAAGAGGGCTTTAGCAAGGTGCCCATGGCGGTGCGTGTCACTCCGTACCTCTTGAGCCTCATCGATTGGGACAACCCCTGGGACGACCCGATCCGCCGCCAGTTCATCCCGCTGGCAAGCCAGCTCAAGCCCGACCACCCGATGCTCACCCTCGACAGCCTGCACGAGCAGGCCGACGCTCCCGTCGAGGGCCTGACGCACCGCTACCAAGACAAGGCGCTTTTCCTGGTCATGGACACCTGCCCGGTGTACTGCCGCTTCTGCACGCGCAGCTACGCCATCGGCGTCGACACCGACACCGTCGAGAAGGTCAAGCTGCGCGTCGACCCGAAGCGCTGGGAGAAGGCGTTCGACTATATCGAGTCGCGCCCCGAGCTCGAGGATATCGTCATCAGCGGCGGCGACACCTACAACCTGCCCTACAAGCACGTCAAAGCGATCGGCGAGCGCCTCTTGCGCATGGATAATATCCGGCGCATCCGCTTTGCAACCAAGGGCCTGGCGGTCATGCCGATGAAGGTCTTGAGCGACGACAAGTGGCTCGACGCCATCACCGAGGTGCTGATGCTCGGCCGCCAGCTGCACAAGGAGGTGTGCATCCACACCCACTTCAACACGCCCAACGAGATCACCTCGATCTCGAAGCGCGCCATGGACGTCTTGTTCGAGCGCGGCATGACCGTGCGCAACCAGTGCGTGCTGCAGGCCGGCGTCAACGACTCGGCCGAGACGATGACCGAGCTGACCAAGAAGCTCAGCGAGATCAACGTCCAGCCCTACTACGTCTACCAGCACGACATGGTCCAGGGCGTCGAGGACCTTCGCACCACGGTGCAGAAGAATATCGAGATCGAGAAGAACGTGCGCGGGGTGACCGCCGGCTTCAACACCGCCTGCCACGTGGTCGACGCCCCCGGCGGCGGCGGCAAGCGCGACGTGCACTCCTACGAGTACTACAACCGCGAGACCGGCGTGAGCGTCTACACCGCCCCCTCGGTCAAGCCCGGCGAGTTCTTCCTTTACTTCGACCCGCTTCGCGAGCTCTCCGAGGAGATCCAGGAGGCCTGGCAGGACCCGAAGAAGCAAAAGGAGATGTGCGACCAGGCGATTGCGGAGGCGAAAGCCAGAAAGGGCGCGCGCTAG
- a CDS encoding DUF5684 domain-containing protein yields MYHWLTIAQASSSDFGFIGMLFGLVGMLFGLLVAAVMIASMWKLFTKAGKPGWAAIIPIYNVVVMLEIIGRPIWWIVLFFIPVVNFAVSVVISIEFAKAYGKDILWGLGIVFLGIIFMPLLAFSDARYQGPDPLF; encoded by the coding sequence GTGTATCACTGGTTAACTATTGCACAAGCTTCATCGTCGGATTTCGGCTTCATCGGAATGCTCTTCGGGTTGGTAGGCATGCTCTTCGGGCTGCTGGTCGCCGCGGTGATGATCGCGTCGATGTGGAAGCTCTTCACCAAGGCGGGCAAGCCCGGCTGGGCGGCGATCATTCCGATCTACAACGTGGTGGTCATGCTCGAGATCATCGGGCGGCCGATCTGGTGGATCGTGCTGTTCTTCATCCCGGTGGTGAACTTCGCGGTCAGCGTCGTCATCTCCATCGAGTTCGCCAAGGCCTACGGCAAAGACATTTTGTGGGGGCTGGGGATCGTCTTCTTGGGCATCATCTTCATGCCGTTGTTGGCGTTCAGTGATGCGCGCTATCAGGGGCCGGATCCGTTGTTCTAG
- a CDS encoding YncE family protein, producing the protein MTQNIRKLTVLLAALALTACADQSLESDGAGPTNNQNTSDAGFNNGGGGSRDAYVPEQEEEFEFSAPAVVGDQVYVANETLNSVAVIDSRNLSISTRLVGFRPTQIVGPDAERAEPADDARVMVLNEGSQSVSILATDGEEVVTVPVMSRANSIEMDPTGTSGVVWYDPQKAKASDPAGDLSSVSVVQESESYQLSVGFHVRDVFFDDAGERALVLSDDGVSLIDLTSLSGDAIAPPTPVVPPEYQFSQPEDLEVLVSDDAQWAITRSASFEGAVLLEVDTGKHHFLPLPEIPTDIDLIDGDDLEVLIMLRAEGKAVRATIPEGFTAAAEAMDVSQQIQANGTDAGMDAGADAGMDAGADIGVDTGADTGSMDVGSTDTGSMDTGSMDVGSTDTGSYADTGQSADPFTFPMGIDGFEVFDVEVAGLGAASVALDGDTALLFTTLDAEKRAVLFDLETDEQRTLVFEKGVRGAISDRNGDTFLVLHSKVDGSILPGTTPADPEYIARSWGVSVVDVASAASRLVLTKHEPGQATLWAPEDADSKVFLIFEAPEALSAAEPSHRDVLTINLRSFRTDSFRVPSLPEGLGPIRSAGKIYISQRHPQGRMTFVDAATEARQTITGYQLNAGID; encoded by the coding sequence ATGACCCAAAATATACGAAAACTCACAGTCCTGCTGGCCGCGCTCGCCTTAACCGCCTGCGCCGACCAGAGCCTCGAATCCGACGGCGCGGGGCCGACGAATAACCAGAACACCTCCGACGCCGGCTTCAACAACGGCGGCGGAGGCAGCCGCGACGCGTACGTGCCCGAGCAAGAAGAGGAGTTCGAGTTCTCGGCGCCGGCCGTCGTCGGCGACCAGGTCTACGTGGCCAACGAGACGCTCAACTCGGTGGCTGTCATCGACAGCCGCAACCTGTCAATCTCGACGCGCCTGGTCGGCTTTCGGCCCACCCAGATCGTCGGGCCGGACGCCGAGCGCGCCGAGCCCGCCGACGACGCGCGGGTGATGGTGCTCAACGAGGGCAGCCAGTCGGTGAGCATCCTGGCGACCGACGGCGAAGAAGTCGTCACGGTGCCGGTGATGTCGCGGGCGAACTCCATCGAGATGGACCCGACCGGCACCTCCGGCGTGGTGTGGTACGACCCGCAGAAGGCCAAGGCGAGCGACCCGGCCGGCGACTTGTCGTCGGTGTCGGTGGTCCAAGAAAGCGAGTCGTATCAGCTCTCGGTCGGCTTCCACGTGCGTGATGTCTTCTTCGACGACGCCGGCGAGCGCGCGCTCGTCTTGAGCGACGACGGCGTGAGCCTCATCGACCTGACGAGCCTGTCGGGCGACGCGATCGCGCCGCCCACGCCGGTGGTGCCGCCCGAATACCAGTTTAGCCAACCCGAAGATCTCGAGGTGCTCGTCTCCGACGACGCCCAGTGGGCGATCACCCGCAGCGCGAGCTTCGAGGGAGCGGTCTTGCTCGAGGTCGACACCGGCAAGCACCACTTCTTGCCGCTGCCCGAGATCCCGACCGACATCGATCTGATCGACGGCGACGACCTCGAGGTGCTCATCATGCTGCGCGCCGAGGGCAAGGCCGTGCGCGCGACGATCCCCGAGGGCTTCACGGCCGCCGCCGAGGCGATGGACGTCTCGCAGCAGATTCAGGCCAATGGGACTGACGCGGGCATGGATGCAGGCGCCGATGCGGGCATGGACGCGGGCGCTGACATCGGCGTGGATACAGGCGCCGACACGGGAAGCATGGACGTCGGCAGCACGGACACCGGCAGCATGGACACCGGCAGCATGGACGTCGGCAGCACCGACACGGGCAGCTACGCGGACACGGGCCAATCGGCCGATCCGTTCACCTTCCCGATGGGCATCGACGGCTTCGAGGTCTTCGACGTCGAGGTCGCCGGCCTGGGCGCCGCCTCGGTCGCCCTCGACGGCGACACCGCCCTGCTCTTCACCACGCTCGACGCCGAAAAACGCGCCGTCCTGTTCGACCTGGAGACCGACGAGCAGCGCACGCTCGTCTTCGAAAAGGGCGTGCGCGGGGCCATCTCCGACCGCAACGGAGATACCTTCTTGGTGCTGCACTCCAAGGTCGACGGGTCGATCCTTCCGGGCACGACCCCGGCCGACCCCGAATATATCGCGCGTAGCTGGGGCGTGTCGGTCGTCGACGTCGCCTCGGCGGCGAGCCGCCTGGTGCTCACCAAGCACGAGCCGGGCCAGGCGACCCTGTGGGCGCCGGAGGACGCCGACTCGAAGGTCTTCTTGATCTTCGAAGCCCCCGAGGCCCTCTCGGCCGCCGAGCCGTCGCACCGCGACGTCTTGACCATCAACCTGCGCAGCTTTCGCACCGATAGCTTCCGCGTGCCGAGCCTGCCCGAGGGGCTCGGGCCGATTCGAAGCGCCGGCAAGATCTACATCAGCCAGCGCCACCCGCAGGGACGCATGACGTTCGTCGACGCGGCGACCGAAGCGAGACAGACGATTACTGGATACCAGTTGAACGCTGGGATTGATTGA
- a CDS encoding YncE family protein, with protein sequence MKIKSLPPLLFALALTACGADDGGGGLATDDPNGGYNNGGSDNYADAGAAAPSDAGSGDVFVPEEEEFLVREVATTSAYVFVPNSSEESNTVAKIDGRDFSIEPIPVGQEPTVVRAASVDGVGDVAYVLCEGSSTVAIIRADMEVDRPEQQVNLLTVPEEVNSLALSPDGRHLLAYIDPDKPLRADTSVASLQAATLVRLGDEPKDDAAYELSVTRLIDEIEFTEDGEQAFIVGREGINRIYLNDVDADRFVPPLPLDLSQTVFPPKDLEIEVSADGDFLVARSSEFAGAALYRPPTDAAEATLRLVELSAIPTDIDLFLEEDGSPGVLATLRDSDELAILDVEATLEAAEDAVPEPEILAVSDTQPGLAQLTPDGEQVLLYTSLVTTPMLGVLDLGERALRAYPLRNQIRSVAVSNDSDTAVVVHRKQEGQAPSDADPLTFFQYNHGITLFDIETGYRRPVVLQGEPADLVMTQDGEGNALVFVMQQSPDPDFRGITRIDLESYRTDFFSLARQPTQLGVVAGKVFVSQESEEGRITFIDVATSSQRTVSGYELNAGID encoded by the coding sequence ATGAAAATCAAATCACTCCCCCCCCTCCTCTTCGCCCTCGCGCTGACCGCCTGCGGCGCCGACGACGGCGGCGGCGGCCTGGCGACCGACGACCCCAACGGCGGGTACAACAACGGCGGTAGCGACAACTACGCCGACGCCGGCGCGGCCGCGCCGAGCGATGCGGGCAGCGGCGATGTGTTCGTGCCCGAAGAGGAGGAGTTCTTGGTGCGAGAGGTCGCCACGACCTCGGCGTACGTCTTCGTTCCCAACAGCTCCGAGGAGAGCAACACCGTCGCCAAGATCGACGGGCGTGACTTCTCGATCGAACCGATTCCGGTCGGCCAGGAGCCCACGGTGGTGCGCGCGGCGTCGGTCGACGGGGTCGGCGACGTCGCCTACGTGCTATGCGAGGGCTCGTCGACCGTGGCGATCATTCGCGCGGACATGGAGGTCGACCGCCCCGAGCAGCAGGTCAACCTGTTGACCGTGCCCGAGGAGGTCAACTCCCTGGCGTTGAGCCCCGACGGGCGCCACCTGCTCGCCTACATCGACCCGGACAAGCCACTGCGCGCCGACACGAGCGTCGCCTCTTTGCAGGCCGCCACGCTGGTGCGCCTGGGCGACGAGCCCAAAGACGACGCCGCCTACGAGCTGTCGGTCACCCGACTCATCGACGAGATCGAGTTCACCGAGGACGGCGAGCAGGCGTTCATCGTGGGGCGCGAGGGGATCAACCGGATCTACTTGAACGACGTCGACGCGGACCGCTTCGTGCCGCCGCTGCCGCTCGATTTGTCGCAGACGGTATTTCCGCCCAAGGACCTCGAGATCGAGGTGAGCGCCGACGGCGACTTTTTGGTCGCGCGTAGCTCCGAGTTCGCAGGCGCGGCCCTCTACCGGCCGCCCACCGACGCCGCCGAGGCGACCTTGCGGCTCGTCGAGCTGTCGGCGATCCCGACCGACATCGACCTGTTCCTCGAAGAGGACGGCTCGCCGGGCGTCCTGGCGACGCTGCGCGACAGCGACGAGCTGGCGATTCTGGACGTCGAGGCGACGCTCGAGGCCGCCGAGGACGCCGTGCCCGAGCCCGAAATTCTGGCCGTGAGCGACACCCAACCGGGGCTGGCTCAACTGACGCCCGACGGCGAGCAGGTCCTGCTCTACACCTCGCTGGTGACCACGCCGATGCTGGGCGTGCTCGACCTGGGCGAGCGTGCGTTGCGCGCCTACCCGCTGCGAAATCAGATCCGAAGCGTCGCCGTCTCCAACGACAGCGACACCGCGGTCGTCGTCCACCGCAAACAAGAGGGCCAGGCGCCCTCGGACGCCGACCCGCTGACGTTTTTCCAATACAACCACGGCATCACGCTCTTCGACATCGAGACCGGCTACCGCCGCCCGGTCGTGCTCCAGGGCGAGCCGGCCGACCTGGTGATGACCCAGGATGGAGAGGGCAACGCGCTCGTCTTTGTGATGCAGCAGTCGCCCGACCCCGACTTTCGCGGCATCACGCGCATCGACCTGGAGAGCTATCGCACCGACTTCTTCAGCCTCGCCCGCCAGCCCACCCAGTTGGGCGTGGTCGCCGGCAAGGTGTTCGTGAGCCAGGAGTCCGAGGAAGGGCGCATCACGTTCATCGACGTGGCGACGAGCTCGCAGCGGACGGTGAGTGGGTATGAGTTGAACGCAGGGATTGATTGA
- a CDS encoding GNAT family N-acetyltransferase yields MSLDLQFFDAVGALDASQWDALVADASPFLEHGFLVTLEETGCVGEGTGWYPQILGAFRDGELVGALPLYLKTDSRGEFVFDWSWADAAHRAGMQYYPKAVVAVPFTPIEGRRILVDESQEDAGAIRRALVEAAIDFAQRAQLSSLHFNFVLPEEVELFEDLGLPIREGLQYHWYNGPDLGVGDDYGDFDDYLARFRSKKRSNIRRERRKLAEAGVTTKVLVGDEVTPAHLDRMFDYYRDTIEKFYWGKQYLNRAFFEQLGQALGDRVHMVVAEHDGREFAGAFNLWKGDGLYGRYWGCLDEIKYAHFEVCLYRAVEWCIDHGVQKFEPGAQGEHKYDRGFMPTPTYSAHWVRHPGLARAIADFIAQEKWEVERQIEAMREDSPYKDG; encoded by the coding sequence ATGAGCCTCGACCTCCAATTTTTCGACGCCGTCGGTGCCCTCGATGCCTCCCAGTGGGACGCGCTGGTCGCCGACGCGAGCCCGTTTTTGGAGCACGGATTCTTGGTGACGCTCGAAGAGACCGGATGTGTGGGCGAGGGCACCGGCTGGTACCCGCAGATCTTGGGGGCGTTTCGCGACGGCGAGCTCGTCGGGGCGCTGCCTCTCTACCTGAAGACCGACTCGCGCGGCGAGTTCGTCTTCGACTGGAGTTGGGCCGACGCCGCCCACCGCGCGGGCATGCAGTACTACCCGAAGGCGGTCGTGGCCGTGCCGTTCACCCCCATCGAGGGCCGGCGCATCCTCGTCGACGAGTCGCAGGAGGACGCCGGCGCGATTCGCCGCGCGCTGGTCGAGGCGGCGATCGACTTTGCCCAGCGGGCACAACTGTCCTCGCTGCACTTCAACTTCGTGCTCCCCGAGGAGGTCGAGCTCTTCGAGGACCTCGGCCTGCCCATCCGCGAGGGCCTGCAATATCACTGGTACAACGGCCCTGACTTGGGTGTCGGGGACGACTATGGCGACTTCGACGATTATCTGGCGCGTTTTCGCTCCAAAAAGCGCTCCAATATCCGCCGCGAGCGCCGCAAACTCGCCGAGGCCGGCGTGACCACCAAGGTACTCGTCGGCGACGAGGTCACGCCCGCCCACCTCGACCGGATGTTCGACTACTACAGGGACACCATCGAGAAGTTCTACTGGGGCAAGCAATACCTCAACCGCGCCTTCTTCGAGCAGTTGGGCCAGGCGCTGGGCGACCGGGTGCACATGGTCGTCGCCGAGCACGACGGCCGCGAGTTCGCCGGCGCGTTCAACCTGTGGAAGGGCGACGGGCTCTACGGGCGCTACTGGGGCTGCCTCGACGAGATCAAATACGCCCACTTCGAGGTCTGCCTGTACCGCGCCGTGGAGTGGTGCATCGACCACGGCGTCCAGAAATTCGAGCCGGGCGCGCAGGGCGAGCACAAATACGACCGCGGGTTCATGCCCACGCCGACCTACAGCGCCCACTGGGTGCGCCACCCGGGGCTGGCCCGCGCGATCGCCGACTTCATCGCGCAAGAGAAGTGGGAGGTGGAGCGCCAGATCGAGGCGATGCGGGAGGATTCGCCGTATAAAGATGGGTGA
- a CDS encoding Uma2 family endonuclease, translated as MSTIPPVEPQKHRFTVEEYRRLGQSGIFGEDDRVELIDGEIYEMAPVGARHMGHVNLLTRLFYAQVADAATISVQNPVRLGDDSEPDLDIGVAEIFA; from the coding sequence ATGTCGACCATCCCGCCAGTCGAGCCTCAGAAGCACCGTTTCACGGTCGAGGAGTACCGTCGGCTCGGGCAAAGCGGCATTTTCGGGGAGGACGACCGTGTCGAGCTCATCGACGGGGAGATCTACGAGATGGCACCGGTTGGCGCTCGGCATATGGGTCACGTCAACCTGTTGACTCGCCTGTTCTACGCGCAGGTGGCCGACGCGGCGACTATCAGCGTTCAAAACCCGGTACGCTTGGGAGACGACTCGGAACCCGACCTCGACATCGGCGTGGCCGAGATCTTCGCTTGA